In one Micromonospora polyrhachis genomic region, the following are encoded:
- a CDS encoding Clp protease N-terminal domain-containing protein, with product MATLAEQDARSRGQEHVIPKNYLLALLEEGEGFGWDLMRLIGIPLDQLREELNREPGHPGEPTNPAPAATSHLTHMLQVAHAESTAMGAEHLGTEHILLGLAADGSGAGQVLARWHATPDRIRAEIHGILTLTSHECPPPREQPVEPPIAVPNDIHELGELIDRLRKEKEIAVDNQDFEAAAEIRGAEKDLLAQRADRIREWSSQIDILALVQELVTLRHQIARLHQLAATQGIALPAEVHDVRPGTEAPS from the coding sequence GTGGCCACACTCGCGGAGCAGGACGCCCGCTCCCGGGGCCAAGAGCACGTCATCCCCAAGAACTACCTGCTTGCGCTGCTGGAAGAAGGCGAAGGCTTTGGCTGGGACCTGATGCGGTTGATCGGCATTCCACTCGATCAACTCCGCGAGGAACTGAACCGGGAACCCGGGCATCCAGGCGAACCGACCAACCCCGCACCCGCCGCCACATCGCACCTCACGCACATGCTCCAGGTGGCGCATGCCGAAAGCACCGCCATGGGCGCCGAACACCTTGGGACAGAACACATCCTGCTCGGTCTGGCCGCTGACGGCTCCGGCGCCGGTCAAGTACTCGCCCGCTGGCACGCCACACCAGACCGCATCCGCGCTGAAATACACGGAATCCTGACCCTGACCTCGCACGAGTGCCCGCCGCCTCGGGAACAGCCCGTGGAACCGCCCATCGCTGTTCCGAACGACATACACGAGCTCGGCGAACTGATCGACCGGCTGCGCAAGGAAAAGGAAATCGCCGTCGACAATCAGGACTTCGAGGCAGCTGCCGAGATACGCGGTGCTGAGAAGGACCTCCTCGCGCAACGCGCCGACCGCATCCGAGAATGGTCGAGCCAGATCGACATCCTGGCGCTGGTCCAGGAACTCGTCACGCTTCGGCACCAGATCGCCCGACTCCACCAGCTCGCGGCCACACAGGGCATCGCCCTGCCGGCCGAGGTGCACGACGTCAGACCGGGAACTGAAGCACCAAGCTAA